ttgttaggtctagagtcatctcttttcttatttgggcaatcacgagccatatgtcctttctcaccacataagaagcatgctcctatCTTCTTGAGACAAGATCCATTGTGATTTTTTCCATAATAGGAGTaggatgaagattctttcttcttatcagagttattatttttgaaatttttctgctGATCCTTTAAATTTTCTGCTGATCTCgatctcttcttatctcctctatctagatctgctcttttcaattcagactccactTTCAAAGCTTGCTCCAGTACAtccttgtagttattgaaaatatgataagacagacgggatcgaattccatatcttagactttgttcgaatctgttagctttactcctttcgaactccataagctgggggcagaagcggcctagctcattaaatttgttagcatattctaataccgtcatatcatccttttgctttaaggctagaaactcattttcttttaccaatctcattgtccccgaaaagtactgatcataaaatatctctttgaattcttcccaagtgagctaatcatcattgttcccataggcagcttttattgcagtccaccagAACTCGGCATTCCCTTTTAACATAGGAACGGCTAATTggaccttcacattctcagggtattgcagggcatcaaacatcttttccatctctcgaatccatgtctctgtagccataagatcagatccaccctcaaatagagatgggttgagccttctgaatctctcgtagtatgactccatgataatgtcggtcgaggagcagtttgtgcctgctgctggataagttgagccaccacttgacatacaccagcaatgtcCGTCTGAGTGGCTGGTGCGTCAGGAGCCCGCCCAACTGGTTGATTGGCAGCTCTCCCTGCAATGTCAATCTTGCTCCTCTTGCTCCTCTTGTCCTGGCAGCCATATTTGCCAAGGTCTCAccctccctatcgctcatcgcttcctattcaaatgccaacattattacattattttataacaaagttgcagtacagttaataatttaagtcagagtctaactatgcgtaacctaactacccactgttaggttttaagttctactcttgattaaacctatcgctctgataccataaaatgtcatgcTCCAAATCCgaaacataacacggccatgctaccgagggatggacccacgataacacgaagccaaaattcatcttcttaatataataacaggtgtatcacaaataaatgtaataataaagttcaattcaaatatttaattaaaccaaaactggttcagagcatctaaaatcaaagatgaattaatccaagtctaaaaatttataatgactacaatccataaacataaactgaattcctagtgcaaaattttcaagcttgctttgctgatccccaagcctggattccctTTTCATTAGTTCTAGCCTTGTTTCTCTAtgcatgaaaaagaaaataaaaagaatatgagctacaccagctcagtaagtagacttccgcttccttactggatcaagcataagttttctatgataatgcatcatttagcaaataacaattattataaaaataaatatttcatagagcatataataaaataaattataagctcatcatgtatgcataaatcatgtatatttcacaattatgaatcgtaaatcattttaatCATGTAtttatgtcatgtttcaaaatattgctcacagatattcgtgctaaggtcactattatacccatgacagggccatgtttcttaatcgacagagttcttaattcatgtgctaactttatacccgttggcagggtcatgtttcgtgtggatgctagctccggatatcgaccttcccgaagaaattcattcatagccatctgagagcctttgaaatcattatatctttttcttaaagcatacatatacatagatggaaaaataataaaattaatgcttcataatcatgctattttcataagacatattcatgaaatcaatgctcataataaaacatgctttttcatatcacatatgctgatccttattttatgaaaaattatgatttcatcaatagcaattctttgcataaaaacatgatcatttaaaaataaataaggaacataaaatctacttacctcgatcgtcctggactttttaatcttccttaaaagaatcggacagtcctatttaaaatattaaatcatcaataaattttatttcatatatttaataaaattacataatataagaaaATCTCTCTTCGGCTCTAAATCGATTTAAgatcataggtccctaggagtagagaagatggcctaataggagattcatagggcttcttagagagagaaatttttttagagagagaaaatagatagagaaagtagagagagaaagagtccaattctagagagagaaagactttagagagagatgagagaaacttcctttcatgtgtattattattattatttattttattaataataataataataatattattattatataaatatatatatatattttcttttctttttctttttttttcctttttctttctttttccttttcttttctttttcctcttctttttccttttcttttcttttttccgtggccttctttggccgaaacaggggacctagaggtccccgtaccTTAGATCGGCCGTTCACGACCGTACTTTACCCGGCGGTGGCCGGCGGTAAGGGACGATCTTCCcccgagttcggagaggccagagccggcggtcggcgtggccGTCGGCGCCTTAAAAATCAGAAAAAGAGAGAGGCCGAACAGGACTTCCTTTTTTCGACGAAATCCGGTGACTCCTGTCGCCGGCAGTCATGCCCACAGGCACGGAAAAGaggggagagaagggaggaagaggaggagggacttaccacagcctccgatgacccccaccggcgtgaaatcacgGCGAGCATGAGTCGagaggccgcggcttcaatcggaaaaatcggagaactccggcgatcgtcggtgactgatgtatctactcttagaggagaggaggggggttcttatagagctcgtcctagggtcttttaatagccctaggactccgatttctGATCGGAACCGGGGaaggggaagactccgatcggtagtctttctccctattttttttttttgtttttttgggcttagtgggcttttggcccatcgggccgggttatcacaagcTTTATATCTGCAAGGACATGCATAACATGTTTATGCGAAATCCTTCGAGACAAGGGAAGAAATTTCAGATGTGTTATGCATCAATGCACTATTACGAGAAAActattgaagattttgaaaagaggagCATAGGAAGCAAATGACATCAACTTGAATAGTGTGTGACATGTGATGAgtagaaaaaatattagaaatctCTGACTTCGTTGAGTTTTATGATGCAAGTCATTTATACTATGTATTTTTATTCATTtaatgcctctaaccatttccaGAGTCATTATTCATCCATAGACAATACCTACATGCCCTGCCTACCATTCATAGTCATCtcttgttttttattttatttctgattttttttattctcgttcttgattttttttccccttttgtcAATGTCACAATTTCTGACTGTTTGAAGGACATCAACCAAAATCCATCTAAAGAGTTTGCATTGACTTCACTGCAGGATCCTACATGCTGTCACAGGAGAATGCTGAATTTTAAGAAAGTTATCCACAACACCACATACAAAATGGGTGTTGAATCTGTTACTAAAAACAGTATCAAGAACATGAGTTGATTAACATACactcttcttcgccttcttcattTCATAGAGATTCTTCAAGGTCAGGTGTGATGAAAAGTTGAAGAGAATTGTACCATCAGGGACATCTTTGATCTATATACAGAATTCTCTTGCTGTTTGTTTCATGGCTTATTTGAATGCTCCCACCATTCACTGAGAATCTCACATCAAAACAAATGCTAGATGAGGGCGACGACGCAATTTTAAAGGTGAACCAACTTAAGTCAATTATTTCAAACATGATTCACCTTCAGGACTATTGAAGGCAATGACAAATTTCAATAATCTATGCTTAGAAAAATCCTCTTTGGAAAATGAAAACAATCGAGAAGGAAGCCATGACATTGCATTAGAGTCCATTGCATTTGACAGTATGTATGAAGGATAACAAAGATGGTAATATTTTTGGACAAAAAGAGAGGGAATAGCTAAAGGATGTATATTTTGCGATATAGTTCTCTACCTAATTCCAATCTGACACTCATTTTTATCAAACACAACAAACCACCCAAACCAAGCATCAGACAAACAGCTTCATTAACATGAAGGCACTGTTTTGGCATGCGGAACCTATCATCATTTCCATCATCTGACTTTAAATGGTTCCATTTACTTGATTCCTTTATATTCTTGACTGGCAACTTATGAGTAAAATTTGTAGGTCTTCGCATCGAGTATGATTTGCCTTAATCCACCAATGGGTGCTAAAATCATCAGTAGGAACCCGAGTATGATGCAGACCTGAAGACCATGAAGGCAAAATAAGGTCAGCTTGATGTCCCTAAAGCAGGTGAAAATGAAACTGGCTAAAGTAAGTTAGCTTACCCAATTAGTGATCCAAGATAAGCTACCCACTTTAGGCTTGTAGATGGCAAGCCACATGACACAGGGGAGCTGCGTAAAAAGATTATAGGTCAAAATCAATAATTCTCCTGTGATAATGGAACATTAAAAACTTATTGTAATTTCTGCATTTGAAACACTCCTTGTGCTACCTTACTAGTTCAATGGTTCATAAAAAGTTATGTTctgtttcatgagaaatattctaCTACTTCACAGAGTTTTAGGGGCTTACAAAGTATGTAGTTGGGGCATATACCAATCCTCCAAAGAATCCAAGTAGCCCACTAAAGAAGGGGAAGGTAATAGCAATGAACATTGTCAATGCTGCACATGATGTATCACAATAAAAAATCAGTAAACatccatcaaaagaaaaaaaaaatgctcatagaaaaaaaaaatgctgtaAGTATGAGCAGCGTAAAGGAAAGGGCCATTACCAACATATACACTACGCGCAATTAAGCGAAGCATAAGACCTGGAGGAAAATGAAGTCTCTTCACCAACATAGTTTCTAGCATGTCGAAGACAGGCATGGCATAAATCTGCATGATTAGATCAAACAGTAGTCAAACTACAAACCATTGTAGAGGATTATAAAAAAGAATGTAGGAGAGAAACAGCAAAATGTATACATGCAGATCCCCATAAAATGCTACCATTTTTTGCCGAGACTGTTCTTTAAATCTATTTCTGGAaaacatgatgatgaataataagaCATCAACAAAAAAGGATCATATATGATCACTGATCAAAAGGTATCCggcgaagaaaatattttttccccTTATTTCCTTCGAGGGAGAAGAAGGATAACTTCTACTCGATATAATGACAACCATTTAGAGTTGTAGGTGACATACTAATACTTCCTTTTGAAAGACAGTGATTTTTATCATGTTAAAGATCATGTTAACATTGAAATGCATTAAATcactctccttttctctttttttctttctttcttcttttttttttttttgtgaaatttaTGGATTAAACAATTGTTTCTCAGGTTTTACTAAGATGTGACTCATTTGATTCTCTTATAAAGGCATTGAAAGTTCTTCCATCTCAAAGAATGCAATAGAAGCCAAATTTCCTTGATCAATAGAAGCCAAATTTCCTAGATCGTTTAATGTGAATCAAGTCTCTACAATATCCATTGCAAGCAGTCATACCTGATAGCTCCCAATGACATGGACGACGACCATCATGTTGGCCATGGCAATCAGCCACGTTGGCTTCTCCAGTGAAAGGAGGATGTTGTCCTGGACCGAATTGCCAAAGGCCCAGTAACCAATGAGAGCAACAGGGAAGTAGCAAAGAGCAACAATGATGTAGGCAACAACTACACCCTTCCACATAGGCTTCTTTGATGGCTTCTCAGGAGTGGAAGGAATGGTTGCTTGGATTTCCAAGACCACATTGTGACCGGCATATGCGAAAGCAACTTCTCCCAGTGCACTGAGGAAACCGAAGACGGTTCCTGCAGTGCTTGAAGATGGGTATCCATATTCAACATTTTCTTGCTTTCCTTTCTCCACAGAAGCGCTCCAAGCAATGGTGGAATAACTGATAAACAAATAGATGAATCAGTTATAAAGACAGTAATCCAATTGCAGATATTAATTGCACCCAAAACAAGAAAGAGTTGCAGATAACAAAGCTTTGGAAAAGCTAAAATTTTGCTCATTCATGCTATATTTCTCGGTTGTTTTGTCTTTGGTAAACCTCAAATGTTAAAGCAAATATTACTTTGGCTTTGatcttttttatgtatttttgatTGCATATCCTTTTGTGTAAAATCTTAGGCTTCTTGAATTTAAATTACATGGAAATTAACATCAGGAATCTATAGGAATGCATACttgcaagcaaaaaaaaaaaaaaaaagaagaagaagatgaaatgTCATGAACTTTGAAATTTCAAAAGGCAGACACATGTCTTTGTATGAGATCGTTCATGCCTTCTCTAAAAACATGAAGAAGCATATAATAATACATCTTTATTTTGATGTACAAAAAC
The DNA window shown above is from Elaeis guineensis isolate ETL-2024a chromosome 8, EG11, whole genome shotgun sequence and carries:
- the LOC140851121 gene encoding lysine histidine transporter 1-like; amino-acid sequence: MGTQAPPTPPESYDIRSKSEKEKNIDDWLPITSSRNAKWWYSTFHNVTAMVGAGVLSLPYAMSELGWGPGIAILILSWIITLYTLWQMVEMHEMVPGKRFNRYHELGQEAFGEKLGLWIVVPQQLVVEVSVNIVYMVTGGQSLKKFHDLVCPDCKHIKQTYFIMIFASVHFVLSQLPNFNSISGVSLAAAVMSLSYSTIAWSASVEKGKQENVEYGYPSSSTAGTVFGFLSALGEVAFAYAGHNVVLEIQATIPSTPEKPSKKPMWKGVVVAYIIVALCYFPVALIGYWAFGNSVQDNILLSLEKPTWLIAMANMMVVVHVIGSYQIYAMPVFDMLETMLVKRLHFPPGLMLRLIARSVYVALTMFIAITFPFFSGLLGFFGGLVYAPTTYFLPCVMWLAIYKPKVGSLSWITNWVCIILGFLLMILAPIGGLRQIILDAKTYKFYS